The genomic stretch GGTAAAAAAGATTTAGCAGACTTAACATCAACTATTATGGCTGACTGTACATATCTGGAAACTGCTTTTTCTCACTTTATCCCACCACTATTTGGTGCAATTATTTCTACTACATTAATTGCAATTAGCTTATTTTTTGTTGATTGGAAACTTGCTATTGCCTCATTGTGGGTATTACCTATTGCTTTCTGTATTGTTTTGTTTTCATCAAAAATTCAGCAAAAGCTAAATAAAAAGTCTATGAAAGCAAAGATTGAATGTGCAGACGGTATTCAAGAATGTATCGAAACTATCCAAGATATTAAGTCCAATAATGCAGAAGAAACTTATCTAAAGGGACTTGATAAGAAAATTGATAATGTTGAGAAACAAGCAATTAAAACCGAATTCGGTACAGCAGTATTTGTTGGTTCAGCACAAATGATTTTGAAACTGGGTATTGCAACAACTGCCTTGGTAGGTGCATATCAGCTTATAAACGGCAGTATCTCTGTAATTACAATGTTTATGTTTTTACTTGTAGTATCAAGATTATATGACCCACTACAAGGTTCATTACAGAATTTAGCAGCAATTATTGCATCAAGAACAAATATTGCCAGAATGAACGAAATCCTTGACCATGATATTCAGCAAGGTACTGAAATAATGGATAATAAGGGTTATGATATTGATTTTAATAATGTTTCATTCTCTTATAACGGAAAAGAAAAAATCCTTAATAATGTTAATTTCACTGCAAAGCAAGGTGAAATCACTGCATTAGTTGGTCCTTCCGGTGGTGGAAAAACAACAGTTTCAAGACTTGCAAGTAGATTTTGGGATACAGACAGTGGTACAATCACAGTAGGTGGTATGGATATTTCAAAGATTGAACCAGAAACATTACTTTCACTTTATTCAATAGTTTTCCAAGATGTTACATTATTTAATAACACAATTATGGAGAATATTCGTATCGGTAGAAAAGATGCCACAGATGAAGAAGTGCTAAAGGCAGCTAAACTTGCAAATTGTGATGAATTTGCAAAGAAGTTACCTAACGGTTATAATTCAGAAATAGGTGAAAACGGTTGTGAACTTTCAGGTGGTGAAAGACAGAGAATTTCTATTGCCAGAGCATTCCTAAAGGATGCACCTATTATTCTACTTGATGAAGCAACTGCATCCCTTGATGTTGAAAATGAAACTCTTATTCAAAATGCACTTTCAAAACTTATTAAGGATAAGACAGTTTTGATTATTGCTCATAGAATGAGAACAGTTGCAGATGCCGACAAGATTGTTGTTTTAGCTAATGGTACAGTTGCAGAAAGTGGCACACCGTCAGAACTTGAAAAGCAAAATGGTATTTATAGTCATATGGCTAGTTTACAAAAACAGAGTAACAGTTGGACTATTAAGTAACTTTAATTAAATAATAGTTAAATAAAATGTAAAGGTGAATGTGTTTTGAAATACATTCACCTTTTTGCATATTGCTACTTGAAATTTTTGTCACTTAGGTTATATAATATTTATGGCGAAAAAAGTAGGGAAGATGATATAAATGGCAGTTGCCAAAAGAAAAACAAATTTAATGACACAGGGTAATATTGTTAAGCAAATATTATTCTTTTCAATACCACTTATTTTAGGTAATTTACTTCAACAACTTTACAGTACAGTTGACTCAATTATAGTAGGTAATTTTGTAGGCAGTAATGCCTTAGCAGCAGTAGGCTCTAGTACATCACTGATTTATTTGTTAATAGCCTTTAGCCAAGGTGCAGCAACAGGTGCAGGTGTTGTAGTATCTCAGTATTTAGGTGCTGAGGATAGAAAGAGAACCCATGATGCAGTTCATACAGCAGTAGCTATTTCAATAATTTTAGGTTTAGTCTTAACATTAGGTGGTGTACTCCTTAGTAGGCAAATACTTATTTGGATGAATACACCTAAAGAGGTTTTAGGTGACTCAGTTACATATTTAAGAATATATTCAGGTGGTTTATTATTTAATGTTGTATATAATATGGCATCCGGTATTCTTAATGCAGCCGGTAATTCTAAACGGTCACTTTACTACTTAGGCTATGCCTCAGTTACAAACATCATCCTTGATATTGTGTTTATCAATATTCTTGGTATGGGTGTTGAGGGTGCTGCTATTGCAACAGATATTAGCCAAGTAGTTTCTTGTATATTAGCAATCGGTTACTTAGTAAAAGTAAATGAGCCTTATAAAATTAAGTTAAAAGATATAAAGCTTAATAAATCTACTGCCGGTAGAATAATCAAAATCGGTTTACCTACCGGTATTCAAAATATGACAATTTCACTTTCCAATGTATTAGTACAGTCAAGTGTAAATCAGTTTGGTGCATCAGCAATGGCTGGTTTTGGTGCATATATGAAGATAGATGGTTTTAACATTTTACCGGTGTTAAGTTTCAGTATGGCTATTACCACATTTGTAGGTCAAAACTATGGTGCAAATAAAATTGACAGAGTTAAAAAGGGTATGTGGATTACCTTAGCAATGGGTGCAATTTATACTATCATAACAGGTATTTTACTTTTAACTTTCTCAACCCCATTAATGCGACTTTTCACAAATGACCCTAATGTAATAGAATACGGTAAACTGGCAATGGATTACTTCTGTCCATTCTATATTTTAATCAGTTGCTTACAATGTTTAGCCGGTACAGTTAGAGGAACAGGCAAGAGTATTCCACCAATGGTTGTACTACTTACTTCAATGTGCCTATTTAGAATAGTATGGCTACAAGTAGCATTACCTTTCTTTAGCACAATAGACGGTATCTATGTTTTGTATCCGGTATCTTGGGTAGTAGGTCTGGTATTAATGGTTATCTATGTGTGGAAAGGTAAATGGCTAGTCCCTCATAAAGTACAGTAAACTAAATATTAATAATTCTTAACAAAAAACCTTGCAAGCGTTATTTTACTTGCAAGGTTTTAAATATAGTTAAGTGATTTATTTTTTATTAGCTCTATATATTCTTCCATTGTGATTTCATTTAATAGAAGCTTTTTGCACCATTCTTTGCTTTGTTCATCAATTCGGTAACCTTCCATTTCAACCGATGCAACTGCATTTTCTATTGCCTTATCGTAAGATTTATTTTTCATGGTTTCCACCTCACTATTACATACTAGCATTATACCATTAACATTAGAATTATTCAATAAAACAAAATAAGTTACTGATTGAAATATTATTTTTATAGTGATAAAATATGTAATATATATTTATTTTATATTTTAGAGATGCTTATTTGCTTAAATAAAAGGAAATTTATTACCAAGTTACAGAGAGCATATAAGTATCTATACTTTTGCTAGTTATACATCTCAAATCATCAAGGTAGGTGACAATATGAATTGCGAAGATATGACAAGAATCCCACAACTAAATAATGTTTTGAATATGAAAGCCGGAGTCACAGGCGTAAAGAACACAATAAGGTGGATGTATTTTGCCGATTGTTTGCAGTGTGTTAAAAACGAATATCATGTTGAGGATTATATTCATGGTGGGGAGTTCGTGGTGCTGACAAATCCTGATGTGACAGAGGATAAGAATAAGCTGATGGCACTGATTACAAGTATGGTTGATTATGGGATTTCTGCCCTTGGAATCAATGAGGGACAGATTTTGCCGGAGCTTATTGAATATTGCAATAAAGAGGGTCTTCCACTTTTTGAACTACCGGAAAAATTTCCACTTGTAGATTTGTCACAAATATTGTGTAAAAGATTGGTATTTGAAGAGAACAACAGAAACCTTGAGGAACAGGTATTTGCCTCAATCCTTGATGCAGAGCATCTTAACCGTGACAGTGTACTTGAACAGGCACAGTTTCTGGGTATTGACTTGACAGGAAGTTTTTGTGTTGTTGAATTTGTATTTGGAAAGAAACACCAAGATAGCAAAGATTTATTATCAACCGGTCAGGAGATAAGAAACATTATTAATATGGAATTCTCATTTTATTCGGGAAGTGTCCTTGTAATGCCTCAGACCGGTAGTGTTTTGGCACTTATTTCTACAGACAGAATAAGTGATGATGATATAAAGTCAGTATTAAATCGTATCATTGAAAATGCCGATAAGAAACACCACATTACTCTTAAAGCCGGAATCGGAAGCAGTGTGGAATATCTTGAAGATGTTATGACTAGCCGAAGAGAGGCTGCAGAGGCAGTTAAGGTGGCTTCACTTTCTGATACAGAGGAGAGGCTTTTCTTTTATAAAGAGCAGGGAATATATACTTTTATATCAAAGGTTACAGATAGCAGATTTCTTGACGATTATGTTGCCAAGAATATCGGTAAGCTGATAGATGCTGATGAGATTAATAACGGAAGTTTGTGTGAAACACTTGAGAGTTTTCTTAACCACAACTGCAATGTAAAAGAAACTGCACAGAGCCTATTTATTCACAGAAATACTCTCAATTATAGGCTTAACAAAATAAAAGAATTGCTTGGTTCTGATTTTGAAAATCTGGATAAATGCCTTGAATTAAAACTTGCATTTATGATAAGGAGCTACCGTGGCAGAAAATAAATACACACTTACTCAAAATTATCTATTTGTGCACGGTGCACAATTAATATAGTTAATCAGAACCATTGATAAAGGAAGAAAATAATAGTATAATTCAAAACATAAACAAAATAAAGTTTTTGAAAGACAAAGGCGTCGAGAATGAATAATTCTCGGTGTCTTTTTTTATTAGTAGCAAGTCTTAAAAACTTTATAAATTAGGAGGATTTTATTATGACAACTACAGAATTATCAAAAGCACTTCCAGAAATTATTACAGAGCAAGTTCCCGGTCCTAAGTCAAAGGCTCTTCTAGACAGAAGAGATGCCGCTATTCCAAAGGCACTCTGTGGAAAGGCTTATCCAATATGTATCAAACAGGGTGGTGGAGCAATGTTTGAAGACCTTGACGGAAATAAGTTTCTTGATTGGGTTGGTGGTGTAGGTGTTCTTAATATCGGATATTCTCACCCTGAAGTCATTGAGGCAGTTAAGGCACAGACAGAGAAATATTTCCACACAATTTTCAATGTATATGTTCATGACGGATATGTAAGCCTTGCTGAAAGACTTAATGAAATAATGCCATGTAAAGGTGATGTAAAGAAAACATATTTTGCTAACTCAGGTGCTGAGTGTGATGAAAACGCAATTAAGATTGCTAAAGCATTCACTAAGAGAAGTGGTGTTATCTGCTTTACAGGTGCTTTCCACGGTAGAACTAATCTTACAATGGCACTTACAGCCAAGAAAGTATATGCAGTAGGTATGGGACCTTTCCCAACAGGTATCTTTAGAGCACCTTATCCATACCTATACAGAGCACCTAAGGGATATACAGAAGCTGAAGCAGTACAGTATTACATTGATGAACTTAACAGAGTATTTGATGAGGGTGCACCGGCAAGTGAAATTGCTTGTATGATTGTTGAACCATTCCAGGGTGA from Ruminococcus bovis encodes the following:
- a CDS encoding ABC transporter ATP-binding protein yields the protein MIKKIQKKYALSHKGAVDLVKGILACTLQNIVFMLPVGLLYLLVDDLLKGSISQSHIVFYIVGTVVALLLIALSTYLQYNCTFLATYVESGVRRITLAERLRKIPLSFFGKKDLADLTSTIMADCTYLETAFSHFIPPLFGAIISTTLIAISLFFVDWKLAIASLWVLPIAFCIVLFSSKIQQKLNKKSMKAKIECADGIQECIETIQDIKSNNAEETYLKGLDKKIDNVEKQAIKTEFGTAVFVGSAQMILKLGIATTALVGAYQLINGSISVITMFMFLLVVSRLYDPLQGSLQNLAAIIASRTNIARMNEILDHDIQQGTEIMDNKGYDIDFNNVSFSYNGKEKILNNVNFTAKQGEITALVGPSGGGKTTVSRLASRFWDTDSGTITVGGMDISKIEPETLLSLYSIVFQDVTLFNNTIMENIRIGRKDATDEEVLKAAKLANCDEFAKKLPNGYNSEIGENGCELSGGERQRISIARAFLKDAPIILLDEATASLDVENETLIQNALSKLIKDKTVLIIAHRMRTVADADKIVVLANGTVAESGTPSELEKQNGIYSHMASLQKQSNSWTIK
- a CDS encoding MATE family efflux transporter; translation: MAVAKRKTNLMTQGNIVKQILFFSIPLILGNLLQQLYSTVDSIIVGNFVGSNALAAVGSSTSLIYLLIAFSQGAATGAGVVVSQYLGAEDRKRTHDAVHTAVAISIILGLVLTLGGVLLSRQILIWMNTPKEVLGDSVTYLRIYSGGLLFNVVYNMASGILNAAGNSKRSLYYLGYASVTNIILDIVFINILGMGVEGAAIATDISQVVSCILAIGYLVKVNEPYKIKLKDIKLNKSTAGRIIKIGLPTGIQNMTISLSNVLVQSSVNQFGASAMAGFGAYMKIDGFNILPVLSFSMAITTFVGQNYGANKIDRVKKGMWITLAMGAIYTIITGILLLTFSTPLMRLFTNDPNVIEYGKLAMDYFCPFYILISCLQCLAGTVRGTGKSIPPMVVLLTSMCLFRIVWLQVALPFFSTIDGIYVLYPVSWVVGLVLMVIYVWKGKWLVPHKVQ
- a CDS encoding antitoxin VbhA family protein; amino-acid sequence: MKNKSYDKAIENAVASVEMEGYRIDEQSKEWCKKLLLNEITMEEYIELIKNKSLNYI
- a CDS encoding PucR family transcriptional regulator, whose product is MNCEDMTRIPQLNNVLNMKAGVTGVKNTIRWMYFADCLQCVKNEYHVEDYIHGGEFVVLTNPDVTEDKNKLMALITSMVDYGISALGINEGQILPELIEYCNKEGLPLFELPEKFPLVDLSQILCKRLVFEENNRNLEEQVFASILDAEHLNRDSVLEQAQFLGIDLTGSFCVVEFVFGKKHQDSKDLLSTGQEIRNIINMEFSFYSGSVLVMPQTGSVLALISTDRISDDDIKSVLNRIIENADKKHHITLKAGIGSSVEYLEDVMTSRREAAEAVKVASLSDTEERLFFYKEQGIYTFISKVTDSRFLDDYVAKNIGKLIDADEINNGSLCETLESFLNHNCNVKETAQSLFIHRNTLNYRLNKIKELLGSDFENLDKCLELKLAFMIRSYRGRK
- a CDS encoding aspartate aminotransferase family protein, whose product is MTTTELSKALPEIITEQVPGPKSKALLDRRDAAIPKALCGKAYPICIKQGGGAMFEDLDGNKFLDWVGGVGVLNIGYSHPEVIEAVKAQTEKYFHTIFNVYVHDGYVSLAERLNEIMPCKGDVKKTYFANSGAECDENAIKIAKAFTKRSGVICFTGAFHGRTNLTMALTAKKVYAVGMGPFPTGIFRAPYPYLYRAPKGYTEAEAVQYYIDELNRVFDEGAPASEIACMIVEPFQGEGGFIPAPIEWVKAVRKICDDNGILMIADEVQCGNCRTGKYYASEYWAEAGAAPDIITTAKSLGAGLPISAITARAEIMDSAPAGTIGGTFCGNPVAAAAALAVMDVMKRDDYAAKARHIGETVMKRYKELQEKYDVIGDVRGLGAMVGIEFVKDRETKEPATKLVADLIQNAIQKGLLLESCGTASNTVRFLAPLTMTDEQMEKGLEIFEEALKEALEV